The Micromonospora sp. NBC_01740 genome includes a window with the following:
- a CDS encoding DUF4307 domain-containing protein, translated as MTETHATLPPGAPAFPPGRYGRRREPGRRRPLLVALLVVALVAVMTLVAVRLYRQYGDPNYDAEVITYTGITDSQVLVDFRVTVPKGGSAVCLLRARDRDGAEVGREEVTVTARPDQRQVTAQHRLATTARPFVGEVLRCRPAG; from the coding sequence GTGACCGAGACGCACGCCACACTTCCGCCGGGCGCGCCGGCCTTCCCGCCCGGCCGGTACGGCCGCCGCCGGGAGCCCGGGCGGCGCCGGCCGCTGCTGGTGGCGCTGCTGGTGGTTGCCCTGGTCGCGGTCATGACCCTGGTCGCGGTGCGGCTCTACCGGCAGTACGGCGACCCGAACTACGACGCCGAGGTGATCACCTACACGGGGATCACCGACAGCCAGGTGCTTGTCGACTTCCGGGTCACCGTGCCGAAGGGCGGCTCGGCGGTCTGCCTGCTGCGCGCCCGGGACCGCGACGGCGCCGAGGTGGGCCGGGAAGAGGTGACGGTGACCGCCCGGCCCGACCAGCGGCAGGTGACCGCGCAGCACCGGCTGGCCACCACCGCCCGCCCCTTCGTCGGCGAGGTGCTGCGCTGCCGGCCCGCGGGCTGA
- a CDS encoding putative bifunctional diguanylate cyclase/phosphodiesterase, whose amino-acid sequence MTSGRAGESTDRVEARGTPARLLLLTAAVALTALVAAGLGWTAPTHLPADDPLGGPARFGLAVAVFAVAQLARLRFRTAAGMVSITWGEAALIICLYLTPTGWLPSAALLGAALAWSAMSLLGDRRPVLEVVRITASLTAATALAVSVTTVLGEPLLATPTPALALAVLAGSVAYLLATAWLGGATLALRHGIPVAPPLLAALRGKLLMFVGNVAVGLVVVALLELDARWLLLLPPALWLLQQTYRHRLRADQERRTWRAFAEATAALNQLDERGVATAAVTGALTLFNAELVDVDVARGDGRWRRYRGDPGGQLVDREVAPPGRTEPEDHELVRTLSVGASRVGELRVRFPRCAPPNARERDAVAAFGDALAAALHDAATHRELRLVTARSSYEAVHDQLTGLVNRSALLSKGDQALRQLAHDHPVALLLLDIDQFKEVNDTLGHAAGDQLLRLTANRLGALARPGDLLARLGGDEFALLLTSVPVIGDRAAPMAYALRQAREIAERLAAPTEVAGVRMSVEVSVGVVVADAGTADLTELLRRADIAMYQAKEGGGSVAAYDSARDAASTDQLALLAELREALKTDDQLVLALQPAVDLTTGAPTGVEALIRWRHPRRGWLGPHDFIRPVENSEQLGTFTRYVLDKALAVAAGWARDGLDVPISVNLSARSLLDPRLPTEIADALRRHQVPPDRLVLEITETVVMSELEVIDEVLATLRSMGVQLAVDDFGTGFSSLTFLTRIAVDELKVDRSFVIRMADSPEAAAIVRTTVGLAHELGLRVVAEGVETAEQRLALAELGCTAAQGYHFFKPMPADKIGAVLGTLLDEARPNVFPLRADGAS is encoded by the coding sequence GTGACCTCCGGCAGGGCCGGCGAGTCGACCGACCGGGTCGAAGCCCGCGGCACCCCCGCGCGGCTGCTCCTGCTCACCGCTGCCGTCGCGCTGACCGCGCTGGTCGCCGCCGGGCTGGGGTGGACCGCCCCGACCCACCTTCCCGCCGACGACCCGCTCGGCGGGCCGGCCCGCTTCGGCCTCGCCGTCGCCGTGTTCGCCGTCGCCCAGTTGGCCCGGCTGCGCTTCCGCACCGCCGCCGGGATGGTGAGCATCACCTGGGGCGAAGCCGCGCTGATCATCTGCCTTTACCTGACGCCCACCGGCTGGCTCCCCTCCGCCGCGCTCCTCGGCGCCGCGCTCGCCTGGTCGGCCATGTCGCTGCTCGGCGACCGGCGGCCGGTGCTGGAGGTCGTCCGGATCACGGCGTCGCTGACCGCCGCCACCGCCCTGGCCGTCTCCGTCACCACCGTGCTCGGCGAGCCGCTGCTGGCGACGCCGACCCCGGCGCTCGCCCTGGCCGTGCTCGCGGGCTCGGTCGCCTACCTTCTCGCCACCGCCTGGCTCGGCGGCGCCACCCTGGCGCTGCGGCACGGCATCCCCGTGGCGCCGCCGCTGCTCGCCGCGCTGCGGGGCAAGCTGCTGATGTTCGTCGGCAACGTGGCCGTCGGCCTGGTCGTGGTGGCACTGCTGGAACTCGACGCGCGCTGGCTGCTGCTGCTCCCGCCGGCGCTCTGGCTGCTCCAGCAGACCTACCGGCACCGGCTCCGCGCCGACCAGGAGCGGCGCACCTGGCGGGCCTTCGCCGAGGCCACCGCCGCGCTCAACCAGCTCGACGAGCGGGGCGTCGCCACGGCCGCCGTGACGGGCGCGCTGACCCTGTTCAACGCCGAACTCGTCGACGTCGACGTGGCCCGGGGCGACGGCCGGTGGCGGCGCTACCGGGGCGACCCGGGCGGCCAGCTGGTCGACCGGGAGGTCGCACCGCCCGGCCGGACCGAGCCGGAGGACCACGAGCTGGTGCGTACCCTCTCCGTGGGGGCCTCCCGGGTGGGCGAGCTGCGGGTCCGGTTCCCGCGCTGCGCGCCACCCAACGCCCGGGAACGCGACGCCGTGGCCGCGTTCGGCGACGCGCTCGCCGCCGCGCTGCACGACGCCGCGACCCACCGCGAGCTGCGCCTGGTCACCGCCCGCTCGTCGTACGAGGCGGTGCACGACCAGCTCACCGGACTGGTGAACCGGTCGGCCCTGCTCAGCAAGGGCGACCAGGCGCTGCGCCAGCTCGCCCACGACCACCCGGTGGCGCTGCTGCTGCTCGACATCGACCAGTTCAAGGAGGTCAACGACACCCTCGGGCATGCGGCCGGCGACCAGCTGCTGCGGTTGACCGCCAACCGGCTGGGCGCCCTTGCCCGCCCCGGGGACCTGCTCGCCCGCCTCGGCGGCGACGAGTTCGCGTTGCTGCTGACGTCGGTCCCGGTGATCGGCGACCGGGCCGCCCCCATGGCGTACGCGCTGCGGCAGGCCCGCGAGATCGCCGAGCGGCTCGCCGCGCCGACCGAGGTGGCCGGGGTGCGGATGTCCGTCGAGGTCTCCGTCGGGGTGGTGGTCGCCGACGCCGGCACCGCCGACCTGACCGAGCTGCTGCGCCGGGCCGACATCGCCATGTACCAGGCCAAGGAGGGCGGCGGCAGCGTCGCCGCGTACGACTCCGCCCGGGACGCCGCCAGCACCGACCAACTGGCCCTGCTGGCGGAGCTGCGCGAGGCGCTGAAGACCGACGACCAGCTCGTGCTGGCGTTGCAGCCGGCGGTCGACCTGACCACCGGCGCCCCGACGGGGGTGGAGGCGCTGATCCGCTGGCGGCACCCGCGCCGGGGCTGGCTCGGGCCGCACGACTTCATCCGCCCGGTGGAGAACAGCGAGCAGCTCGGCACCTTCACCCGCTACGTGCTGGACAAGGCGCTCGCCGTCGCCGCCGGCTGGGCCCGCGACGGGCTCGACGTGCCGATCTCGGTCAACCTGTCGGCGCGCAGCCTGCTCGACCCCCGCCTGCCCACCGAGATCGCCGACGCCCTGCGCCGGCACCAGGTGCCGCCGGACCGGCTGGTCCTGGAGATCACCGAGACTGTGGTGATGAGCGAGCTGGAGGTCATCGACGAGGTGCTCGCCACCCTGCGGTCGATGGGCGTGCAGCTCGCCGTCGACGACTTCGGCACGGGCTTCTCCTCGCTGACGTTCCTCACCCGGATCGCGGTGGACGAGCTCAAGGTGGACCGTTCCTTCGTGATCCGGATGGCCGACTCCCCGGAGGCGGCGGCGATCGTACGGACCACCGTCGGCCTCGCCCACGAGCTGGGGCTACGGGTGGTCGCCGAGGGCGTGGAGACCGCCGAGCAACGCCTCGCGCTGGCCGAGCTGGGCTGCACGGCCGCCCAGGGCTACCACTTCTTCAAGCCGATGCCGGCCGACAAGATCGGCGCGGTCCTCGGCACCCTGCTCGACGAGGCCCGCCCCAACGTCTTCCCGCTGCGCGCCGACGGCGCCTCCTGA
- a CDS encoding 5-(carboxyamino)imidazole ribonucleotide synthase: MDSRTGLPVVGMVGGGQLARMTHQSAIALGQSLRVLALAPDDGAALVAADVQYGDHTDLAALRTFAKACDVVTFDHEHVPTEHIRTLAAEGVKLFPPADALLHAQDKRVMRERLGELGAPNPAWRPVAEPADLVAFGDEIGWPVVLKAARGGYDGRGVWMVDDVAQAEELATTLLAGGTRLIVEERVPLRRELAVQVARSPFGQVAAYPVVETVQRDGICVEVLAPAPGLPEELAVAAQQLAIDLATALGVVGLLAVELFEVADRAAPGGSRIVVNELAMRPHNSGHWTIEGARTSQFEQHLRAVLDYPMGDTSLTAPVVVMANVLGGEPGGMSIDERLHHLFAAEPGAKVHLYGKQVRPGRKIGHVTVLGDDLDDVRTRAARAARWLREGRA, from the coding sequence ATGGATTCCCGTACCGGTCTGCCCGTTGTCGGCATGGTGGGCGGCGGCCAGCTGGCCCGGATGACCCACCAGTCCGCGATCGCCCTCGGCCAGTCGCTGCGCGTGCTCGCGCTGGCCCCCGACGACGGCGCCGCGCTGGTCGCCGCCGACGTCCAGTACGGCGACCACACCGACCTCGCCGCGCTGCGCACCTTCGCCAAGGCCTGCGACGTGGTCACCTTCGACCACGAGCACGTCCCCACCGAGCACATCCGCACGCTGGCCGCCGAGGGCGTGAAGCTCTTCCCACCGGCCGACGCGCTGCTGCACGCCCAGGACAAGCGGGTCATGCGGGAGCGGCTCGGCGAGCTGGGCGCGCCGAACCCGGCGTGGCGACCCGTCGCCGAGCCCGCCGACCTGGTGGCGTTCGGCGACGAGATCGGCTGGCCGGTGGTGCTCAAGGCGGCCCGCGGCGGGTACGACGGCCGGGGCGTCTGGATGGTCGACGACGTGGCGCAGGCCGAGGAGCTGGCCACGACCCTGCTGGCCGGTGGCACCCGGCTGATCGTCGAGGAGCGGGTGCCGCTGCGCCGGGAGCTGGCCGTGCAGGTGGCGCGCTCGCCGTTCGGGCAGGTCGCCGCGTACCCGGTGGTCGAGACGGTGCAGCGCGACGGCATCTGCGTCGAGGTGCTCGCCCCCGCACCGGGCCTGCCGGAGGAGCTGGCGGTCGCCGCCCAGCAGCTCGCCATCGACCTGGCCACCGCGCTCGGCGTGGTCGGCCTGCTCGCCGTGGAGCTGTTCGAGGTCGCCGACCGGGCCGCGCCCGGGGGTAGCCGGATCGTGGTGAACGAGCTGGCGATGCGGCCGCACAACTCGGGGCACTGGACCATCGAGGGCGCACGCACGTCGCAGTTCGAGCAGCACCTGCGGGCGGTGCTCGACTACCCGATGGGCGACACCTCGCTGACCGCTCCCGTGGTGGTGATGGCGAACGTCCTCGGTGGCGAGCCGGGCGGGATGTCGATCGACGAGCGGCTGCACCACCTCTTCGCGGCCGAGCCGGGTGCCAAGGTGCACCTCTACGGCAAGCAGGTGCGGCCCGGCCGCAAGATCGGGCACGTCACGGTGCTCGGGGACGACCTGGACGACGTACGGACGCGGGCCGCGCGAGCCGCCCGCTGGTTGCGGGAGGGGCGGGCGTGA
- the purE gene encoding 5-(carboxyamino)imidazole ribonucleotide mutase translates to MSTVGLIMGSDSDWPTMKAAAEVLDEFEVPYEVEVVSAHRTPIKMIDYGRAAADRGLKVIIAGAGGAAALPGMVASVTPLPVIGVPVPLKHLDGMDSLLSIVQMPAGVPVATVSIGNARNAGLLAVRILAAADRALLDRMSAYQADLEQLVAEKDAALRASLA, encoded by the coding sequence GTGAGCACCGTTGGACTGATCATGGGCAGCGACTCGGACTGGCCGACGATGAAGGCCGCTGCCGAGGTGCTGGACGAGTTCGAGGTGCCGTACGAGGTCGAGGTCGTCTCGGCGCACCGTACCCCGATCAAGATGATCGACTACGGGCGCGCCGCAGCCGACCGGGGCCTGAAGGTCATCATCGCCGGGGCGGGTGGCGCCGCCGCCCTGCCCGGGATGGTCGCCTCGGTCACCCCGCTGCCCGTGATCGGCGTCCCGGTGCCGTTGAAGCACCTCGACGGGATGGACTCGCTGCTCTCCATCGTGCAGATGCCGGCCGGCGTGCCGGTGGCCACCGTGTCGATCGGCAACGCCCGCAACGCCGGGCTGCTCGCCGTCCGCATCCTGGCCGCCGCCGACCGCGCCCTGCTCGACCGCATGTCGGCCTACCAGGCCGACCTGGAGCAGTTGGTCGCCGAGAAGGACGCGGCCCTGCGCGCCTCCCTCGCCTGA
- the mca gene encoding mycothiol conjugate amidase Mca, with translation MAEQLRLMAVHAHPDDESSKGAATMAKYVAEGVDVLVVTCTGGERGSVLNPKMDRPDVWANIADVRRAEMDAARAILGVEQAWLGFVDSGLPEGDPLPPLPEGCFALQDVEVAAGPLVRLMRQFRPHVVTTYDEEGGYPHPDHIMTHKVSVAAFEAAGDPERYPELGEPWQPLKLYYDIGFSRGKIMALHETLLAAGLTSPYEEWIKRWEDRTDKGPRITTRVECADYFPVRDDALRAHATQIDPDGFWFQVPMEMQRRAWPTEDFELVRSLVDSPLPESDLFAGVRETAHAR, from the coding sequence TTGGCAGAGCAACTGCGACTGATGGCCGTCCACGCACACCCCGACGACGAGTCGAGCAAGGGCGCCGCGACCATGGCGAAGTACGTCGCCGAGGGCGTGGACGTCCTGGTGGTCACGTGCACCGGCGGCGAGCGCGGCAGCGTGTTGAACCCGAAGATGGACCGACCGGACGTCTGGGCCAACATCGCCGACGTCCGCCGGGCGGAGATGGACGCCGCGCGGGCGATCCTCGGCGTCGAGCAGGCGTGGCTCGGCTTCGTCGACTCCGGCCTGCCCGAGGGCGACCCGCTCCCGCCGCTGCCCGAGGGCTGCTTCGCCCTCCAGGACGTCGAGGTGGCCGCCGGCCCGCTGGTGCGGCTGATGCGCCAGTTCCGTCCGCACGTCGTGACGACGTACGACGAGGAGGGCGGCTACCCGCACCCCGACCACATCATGACCCACAAGGTCAGCGTGGCCGCGTTCGAGGCCGCCGGCGACCCGGAGCGCTATCCGGAGCTGGGCGAGCCGTGGCAGCCGCTCAAGCTCTACTACGACATCGGCTTCTCCCGGGGCAAGATCATGGCGCTGCACGAGACGCTGCTCGCCGCCGGCCTGACGTCGCCCTACGAGGAGTGGATCAAGCGCTGGGAGGACCGCACCGACAAGGGCCCCCGGATCACGACCCGGGTCGAGTGCGCCGACTACTTCCCGGTCCGCGACGACGCGCTGCGCGCCCACGCCACCCAGATCGACCCGGACGGCTTCTGGTTCCAGGTGCCGATGGAGATGCAGCGGCGGGCGTGGCCGACGGAGGACTTCGAGCTGGTGCGCTCGCTGGTCGACAGCCCGCTGCCCGAGTCGGACCTCTTCGCCGGGGTGCGCGAGACGGCCCATGCCCGCTGA
- a CDS encoding pyridoxine/pyridoxamine 5'-phosphate oxidase, whose translation MTIRSLLRGLPVLAHDMPSFDPAAAPAEPLPLFVEWMAGAIDTGVDEPHAMTVSTVDADGMPDARVLILKDLDEAGWHFATSSASAKGRQLAENPRTALSFHWREQGRQVRVRGIAAPADPDVSRADFLARPEGSRMAGLAGRQSDVLTDRAELDRELARIRKRLATDPDLVAKTHTVYAVAPHLVEFWQADAQRRHVRLRYRRTGTGWEREQLWP comes from the coding sequence ATGACGATTCGCAGTCTGCTTCGTGGCCTGCCGGTGCTCGCGCACGACATGCCGTCGTTCGATCCTGCCGCCGCCCCGGCCGAGCCGCTGCCCCTCTTCGTCGAGTGGATGGCCGGTGCGATCGACACGGGCGTCGACGAGCCGCACGCGATGACCGTTTCCACCGTCGACGCCGACGGCATGCCGGACGCCCGGGTGCTGATCCTGAAGGACCTCGACGAGGCCGGCTGGCACTTCGCCACCAGTTCGGCCAGCGCCAAGGGCCGCCAGCTCGCCGAGAACCCCCGGACCGCGCTCAGCTTCCACTGGCGCGAGCAGGGCCGCCAGGTCCGGGTGCGGGGAATCGCCGCCCCGGCGGACCCCGACGTCTCCCGGGCCGACTTCCTGGCACGGCCCGAAGGGTCACGGATGGCCGGACTGGCCGGCCGGCAGAGCGACGTGCTCACCGACCGCGCCGAGTTGGACCGCGAGCTGGCCCGGATCCGGAAGCGGCTGGCCACCGACCCCGATCTGGTCGCCAAGACGCACACCGTCTACGCGGTCGCGCCGCACCTCGTCGAGTTCTGGCAGGCGGACGCGCAGCGCCGGCACGTCCGGCTGCGCTACCGCCGCACCGGCACGGGTTGGGAACGCGAGCAACTCTGGCCGTGA